The nucleotide sequence GATCCCTGTGGTCTCCAGACGATCGATGAGGGAAGCGTTACTGAAAAGAAGGTCCGTCAGCTCTTTAAAGTCTTCCTCTATTTTGGCCAAACCGGCAAGAATCCCGTCGAGTTGAGAGGAATCCAGGTCCACCGCCACTCCGCCAACCCGGTTAACGCCCCGAAGAAAACGGTGACCCGCCAGTCGGTCAAGCATTTGCATGATTTGTTCTTTCATTTGATTGCAATGCGCCAGCGCCAGCGAATAAGCCGCATCACTACAGATCGCTCCGACATCGCCGATGTGGTTATGAAGCCGTTCCAGCTCCAGAAAAAGTGTCCTGAGGTATTCAGCACGCGGAGGAATCTCAACAGACAGAAGAGATTCGACTGCCTGACAGTAACAGAGGCTATGACCAAAGGACGTGTCTCCGGAAACCTTTTCCGCGAGGGATACCCCGTTGATCAGAGATAAATTCTCGAAAAGTTTTTCAATTCCCCGATGCTTCCAGAAAAGCCGAATCTCAAGCTGCATGATTGGTTCTCCGGCCACCGAAAATCGAAAATGTCCCGGTTCAATGATCCCGGCATGGATCGGTCCGACCGGAACTTCAAAAACTCCTTCTCCCTCGATATGCCGATAGGCATAGGTCCCTTCCCTCCGTTCCAAAACGGTATTCCAGGGAAAATCCTTTTTTAACGGATGTGTCCCCCTGGGCCAGTGTTCATGGCGTACCAGCCGGCGCAGGTCCGGATGTCCAACCGGAATGAGGCCAATCATATCCCGTATTTCACGTTCGTACCATTTGGCCGCGTGGATTCGCGGTGTGATGGAAGGAAACAGCCGGTCTTCTTCCAGAAGATCGATAGCCAGGATCAGCCAATGCCCACCCGACTCCAGCGAAAAAAGATAGTAAACCCGGCAAACCGGCTTTATCGGGTTTAGATCTGCCGCCCATTGCAAGGATAAGGTTCCCCGCAGGGAAGGGGTCTTGTAAACATAGGTGGCGATTTCAAGAATATCCTCTTTTTCAAAATAGAAAACAGGGATCCCCTGGATTTGCTCCAAATCAAGAATCTGATCTTTGAAGGTCTTAACCATTTCTTGCACAATTTCGTTCAGATTATCCATGATTGACTCCGGTTAAAATGGCCACGACCTGCATCATCAGTTCCCTGAGGGAGTTCGGAATCCACAATCCCATCACCCCAATGGCCGCGATACTTAAGATAAGGGGAACATGGGAGATACTCCATTTTTCTTCGCGGGCGGTTTTATCGGAAGGTTCCCCCCAGATCATTCCCGTCACCCGGACCATAAAACCGCCGAACACCACGATACTGACCAGCAGGAATAGAACGACAAAAACAAGGTTGCGCATTTCATCAGAAACCATAATTGTCATAAAATGCCCCAGACGCATGGTATCACTTTTGTAGACCTGCGAGGCCAACGCGGACACTACGGAAAATTCGCTTGCAAACAGGGCAAAAGGGGGCATCCCCACCAGGGCAAAGCCTGCGGTTAGAAAGGCAACCGCGGTCATGGGTTGTGCCTTCGCCAATCCCTGAACCTTATCCATCTCACGCGACCCAAAAGAAAGGTGAATATTCCCCGCCGCAAAAAAAGCCAAAGACTTGGCAATCGCATGATTGAGAAGATGAAACAGAGCCCCGAAACTTCCCACGAAACCCCCTACGCCGAAGCCAATGGCTGCGATCCCCATGTGTTCAATACTTGAATACGCCAGAAGCCTCTTAAAATCCCGCTGGATCAGAATAAACACCGCCGCTACGCCAAATGAGAAAAATCCGAAAACGATCAAGAGATGGCCGGCATAGCTGGAAGAATCCACAGCATCCACAATCATCTTACTCCGTAATACCGCATAAAATGCAACCGTTTCAAGAACTCCCGAAAGCATGGCAGATACGGGAGCCGGAGCCTCGCTGTAGGCCTCGGGAACCCAGGTATGCATGGGGACCCAGCCGATCTTGGTGCCGTATCCAATCAGAATAAAGATAAAA is from Nitrospirota bacterium and encodes:
- a CDS encoding NADH-quinone oxidoreductase subunit C, which translates into the protein MDNLNEIVQEMVKTFKDQILDLEQIQGIPVFYFEKEDILEIATYVYKTPSLRGTLSLQWAADLNPIKPVCRVYYLFSLESGGHWLILAIDLLEEDRLFPSITPRIHAAKWYEREIRDMIGLIPVGHPDLRRLVRHEHWPRGTHPLKKDFPWNTVLERREGTYAYRHIEGEGVFEVPVGPIHAGIIEPGHFRFSVAGEPIMQLEIRLFWKHRGIEKLFENLSLINGVSLAEKVSGDTSFGHSLCYCQAVESLLSVEIPPRAEYLRTLFLELERLHNHIGDVGAICSDAAYSLALAHCNQMKEQIMQMLDRLAGHRFLRGVNRVGGVAVDLDSSQLDGILAGLAKIEEDFKELTDLLFSNASLIDRLETTGILKEQTARDYGVVGVAGRSSNINRDIRRDHPFAAYRHLNLKVPVYQYGDVRARVRVRVDEIHEAISIIRQVCGRIPKGPTYIEAISSATRGRWALSAVEGWRGEILYFVMAGENGRIHRCKVRDPSFVNWPVLQDVAPGNIIPDFPLINKSFNLSYAGNDL
- a CDS encoding hydrogenase 4 subunit F, with the protein product MIPIAILLISPLVAGFLSLGLRSPRILHGVNLTTILLLGGAQSLLTVRLLREGSFLLFNDFIAVDALTAFVLMIVTAIGFTSSLYAWSYLDQHLIRGNVTPKRMSRYFFLFHLFMFTMILALLANNLGILWVAIEGTTLATTLLINFFKRKSSLEAGWKYLILCSVGIALALFGTVLMFLSSVRALGDVGAALNISELIRVAGQLDPHVIKLAFIFILIGYGTKIGWVPMHTWVPEAYSEAPAPVSAMLSGVLETVAFYAVLRSKMIVDAVDSSSYAGHLLIVFGFFSFGVAAVFILIQRDFKRLLAYSSIEHMGIAAIGFGVGGFVGSFGALFHLLNHAIAKSLAFFAAGNIHLSFGSREMDKVQGLAKAQPMTAVAFLTAGFALVGMPPFALFASEFSVVSALASQVYKSDTMRLGHFMTIMVSDEMRNLVFVVLFLLVSIVVFGGFMVRVTGMIWGEPSDKTAREEKWSISHVPLILSIAAIGVMGLWIPNSLRELMMQVVAILTGVNHG